In Trichocoleus desertorum NBK24, the following are encoded in one genomic region:
- a CDS encoding zinc-dependent metalloprotease, with amino-acid sequence MKKFSFYIAFLCSLFLFLGVGLVQAYEPQAHENQARESQAIAPPPELLATAQAKAPPVFAPMESPMGNEATTNLEAQAIASADNDSEDAPAEDSDLPDLQPFDKVIKKTRKSEGLFTLYRNKESGKIYAEIKPGQLNQNFLATMTLESGIGESGLYSGLPTGDFLFQFRRVNQNIHFVVPNTYFRTRAGDPQQRSIDRSFSDSVLASLPIKSIHPKRKTLLVDLGPMLLNDFASLSPVVSWMLETPYSIDASKSYFGPAKAFPFNVEIESVYGFSGGGDEGGSSYVNALPDSRGLTLRVHYSWSELPKNNPYRPRLADDRVGYFITAYQDFSDSNRREPFVRYINRWDLQKQDPDAALSPPKQPIVFWIENTVPLEYRETVREGVLMWNRAFEKIGFLNAIEVKQMPDNATWDPADIRYNTIRWFNSFDSAFAMGPSRVNPLTGEILDADIIVDANFIRYLKQGFQALVSQNQPSSQPSGQPSGQAAPKNLCALSGVQPRYLQALQADSAIAKPAIPSAVARIVQQTHEQDACYGMELAHQFAAGHLSLSLLQNVMPRGPEMQKYIHQFMRELIAHEVGHTLGLRHNFHGSTMVQPQDLNKTKLTQSQGLVASVMDYNAANLAPQGSKQGDYFTEVVGPYDEWAIEYGYKPIVATVPQAEVRELQAIAQRAPQSELAYATDEDVMAGLDPEVNAFDLSGDVLLYSQWQMDNAREMWKRLEKRYPVAGESYSEVRDIFDTIFFYYLGYALNANNFIGGQSLSRYHGGDAAGRLPLEPIPVEQQRQALAVVQKYVFNEESFQFSPQLLNKLAPSRWNHWGTNVPVFNLDYPIHDRVLFLQKIVLRDLLSAERLSRLQDTELKTEPGKALTLPELFDTLQTSIWQGVVKSNDQPMKFSSLNRALQREHLNVLTAMVLRKREAPEDARTLAWYELRQLHSSLSATLRKQGRKLDTYNKAHLEETRDRIAKTLEAQLQTN; translated from the coding sequence ATGAAAAAGTTCTCGTTCTATATTGCTTTTCTGTGTAGCTTATTTCTATTTTTAGGAGTGGGTCTGGTTCAAGCTTATGAGCCTCAGGCCCATGAGAATCAGGCCCGTGAGAGTCAGGCGATCGCGCCACCTCCAGAGTTGCTTGCTACCGCTCAGGCTAAGGCTCCTCCGGTCTTTGCGCCGATGGAGAGTCCCATGGGTAATGAAGCCACAACTAACCTTGAAGCCCAAGCGATCGCCTCTGCTGACAACGACTCGGAAGATGCACCAGCAGAGGATTCGGATCTGCCTGATCTACAACCCTTCGATAAAGTCATTAAAAAAACACGGAAATCAGAAGGGCTATTTACCCTTTACCGCAATAAAGAATCAGGCAAAATCTACGCTGAAATCAAGCCAGGACAGCTAAACCAAAACTTTTTAGCGACCATGACCCTAGAGTCGGGGATTGGGGAAAGCGGCCTCTACAGTGGTTTACCAACTGGGGACTTTCTGTTTCAGTTTCGGCGGGTGAATCAAAACATTCATTTTGTGGTTCCCAACACCTACTTCCGCACCCGTGCAGGAGATCCACAACAGCGCTCCATTGACCGCTCCTTTAGTGACTCTGTACTCGCATCTCTGCCGATCAAAAGCATTCACCCCAAGCGAAAAACTCTTTTGGTCGATTTAGGGCCAATGTTGCTCAATGACTTTGCCAGCCTCTCTCCAGTTGTGAGCTGGATGCTAGAAACCCCCTATAGTATCGATGCGAGTAAGTCTTACTTTGGGCCTGCTAAAGCATTTCCGTTTAACGTAGAAATCGAGTCAGTCTATGGCTTTTCGGGCGGAGGTGACGAGGGTGGTTCCTCTTATGTCAATGCCTTACCAGACAGCCGAGGGTTGACCTTGCGGGTGCACTACAGTTGGTCAGAACTGCCAAAAAATAACCCCTACCGTCCGCGATTAGCAGACGATCGCGTCGGTTACTTTATTACGGCTTACCAAGATTTTTCAGACAGCAACCGCCGAGAGCCTTTTGTTCGCTATATCAACCGATGGGACTTACAGAAACAAGACCCTGATGCTGCTCTGTCACCACCAAAACAGCCCATTGTGTTTTGGATTGAGAACACAGTGCCCCTAGAGTACCGGGAGACCGTGCGAGAAGGGGTCTTGATGTGGAATCGAGCCTTCGAGAAAATTGGCTTCCTCAACGCGATCGAAGTCAAGCAGATGCCTGACAACGCCACTTGGGACCCTGCTGACATCCGCTACAACACGATCCGCTGGTTCAATTCCTTTGACAGCGCTTTTGCGATGGGGCCTTCCCGCGTCAATCCGCTCACAGGAGAAATCCTTGACGCTGACATTATTGTAGATGCCAACTTCATTCGCTACTTGAAGCAAGGTTTTCAGGCATTAGTGTCGCAAAACCAACCCTCTAGTCAGCCTTCGGGTCAGCCTTCTGGTCAAGCAGCCCCTAAGAACTTATGTGCCCTTAGTGGGGTTCAACCACGTTACCTACAAGCCCTACAAGCAGACTCTGCGATCGCTAAGCCCGCTATTCCCTCCGCTGTAGCCCGGATCGTGCAGCAGACCCATGAACAAGATGCTTGTTATGGCATGGAACTAGCTCATCAATTTGCCGCAGGGCACCTCTCCCTATCTCTGTTGCAGAATGTCATGCCTCGCGGCCCAGAGATGCAAAAGTATATCCATCAGTTCATGCGAGAGCTGATTGCCCATGAAGTCGGTCATACCTTAGGACTACGGCATAATTTTCATGGCAGCACAATGGTTCAGCCCCAAGACCTAAACAAGACTAAACTCACTCAATCTCAGGGTTTAGTGGCCTCGGTGATGGACTACAATGCCGCCAACTTAGCCCCCCAAGGTAGCAAGCAAGGAGACTATTTTACTGAAGTAGTCGGTCCCTACGATGAGTGGGCGATCGAGTACGGATATAAGCCAATTGTCGCAACCGTGCCACAGGCAGAAGTCCGAGAGCTACAGGCGATCGCCCAACGCGCCCCCCAATCAGAACTAGCCTACGCTACCGACGAAGATGTCATGGCAGGTCTTGATCCAGAGGTGAATGCCTTCGATCTCAGTGGCGATGTCCTACTCTACTCGCAGTGGCAAATGGACAACGCTCGTGAAATGTGGAAGCGTCTAGAGAAGCGATATCCCGTGGCAGGCGAAAGCTATAGCGAAGTTCGAGATATCTTTGACACCATCTTTTTCTACTACTTAGGCTACGCCCTCAACGCCAACAACTTTATCGGTGGGCAATCTCTGAGCCGTTATCACGGTGGAGACGCAGCGGGACGCTTGCCCCTAGAACCAATCCCTGTAGAACAACAGCGGCAAGCCCTAGCGGTAGTGCAAAAATATGTGTTCAATGAGGAGTCGTTCCAGTTCTCCCCCCAACTCCTGAACAAGTTAGCACCTTCACGCTGGAACCATTGGGGCACCAATGTACCCGTGTTTAATCTCGACTACCCTATCCACGATCGCGTCTTATTCTTGCAAAAGATTGTGCTGCGAGATCTACTCTCTGCCGAGCGCCTCAGCCGTCTGCAAGATACAGAACTTAAAACTGAGCCTGGTAAAGCTTTAACCTTGCCAGAACTCTTCGACACTCTCCAAACCAGCATATGGCAAGGGGTAGTGAAATCCAATGACCAGCCGATGAAGTTTTCCAGCTTGAATCGCGCCCTACAACGCGAGCATCTTAATGTCTTAACAGCAATGGTGCTGCGGAAGCGAGAAGCTCCAGAAGATGCCCGCACCCTGGCATGGTACGAACTACGCCAATTACACAGCTCGCTGAGCGCCACCTTACGCAAACAAGGCCGCAAGCTAGACACCTACAACAAAGCCCACTTAGAGGAAACCCGCGATCGCATTGCTAAAACCCTAGAAGCCCAGTTGCAAACCAACTGA